Proteins encoded within one genomic window of Microbacterium sp. zg-B185:
- a CDS encoding glycosyltransferase, which yields MTVTDACLETGAEARGDVSHAPAAPATATVAVCTRDRPDLLTAALTALQAALPTDTRILVVDSGSRSPDTSRVARSANVDYVRSDVPGLSIARNLALASSLSDCVVFTDDDCIVEPGFLAPLLAPFASAAVGATTGTLRDATARGRAPVGVPPQTLRRTRDGLDAGHGALMAFRRETLQGLGGFDPLLGAGRRFGGAEDMDALCRVLHAGFEVVRVPDAVVTHVYTRSDEDYLRLNDSYGLGIGAMCAKWLRTHRTAGATLTGLVLRRGLSRYVRRFGSARTRRGQSRYLRAVARGLIEARRIPLQGRVFADLTPPQSVPAAQDASDGATTERATG from the coding sequence GTGACGGTGACTGACGCATGCCTGGAAACGGGCGCAGAAGCACGGGGCGACGTTTCGCATGCCCCGGCTGCACCGGCCACCGCGACCGTTGCGGTGTGCACGCGGGACCGGCCTGACCTGCTGACCGCCGCGCTGACGGCGCTTCAGGCGGCGCTGCCCACCGACACCCGCATCCTGGTGGTGGACTCCGGCTCCCGCTCCCCCGACACCTCGCGCGTGGCGCGCAGCGCGAACGTCGACTACGTCAGATCCGACGTCCCGGGGCTGTCGATCGCGCGCAACCTCGCCCTGGCCTCCAGCCTCAGCGACTGCGTCGTCTTCACCGACGATGACTGCATCGTCGAGCCGGGATTCCTCGCACCCCTGCTGGCGCCTTTCGCCTCGGCGGCGGTCGGCGCCACGACCGGCACCCTGCGCGATGCCACGGCCCGCGGGCGTGCGCCGGTGGGCGTGCCGCCGCAGACCCTGCGGCGCACGCGGGACGGATTGGACGCCGGACACGGCGCGCTGATGGCCTTCCGCCGCGAGACGCTGCAGGGCCTGGGCGGCTTCGATCCGCTCCTGGGCGCGGGGCGGCGGTTCGGCGGCGCCGAGGACATGGACGCGTTGTGCCGTGTGCTGCACGCCGGGTTCGAGGTCGTGCGCGTGCCGGACGCCGTCGTCACCCACGTCTACACCCGCTCAGACGAGGATTACCTGCGCCTGAACGACAGCTACGGTCTGGGCATCGGCGCCATGTGCGCCAAGTGGCTGCGCACGCACCGCACCGCCGGCGCGACGCTGACCGGGCTGGTGCTCCGCCGCGGCCTCAGCCGGTACGTGCGCCGCTTCGGCAGCGCGCGCACGCGCCGCGGGCAGAGCCGCTACCTCCGGGCCGTCGCGCGCGGACTGATCGAGGCACGCCGCATCCCGCTGCAGGGCCGGGTCTTCGCGGACCTCACCCCACCGCAGAGCGTGCCGGCGGCGCAGGACGCTTCCGACGGCGCCACGACGGAACGGGCCACCGGATGA
- a CDS encoding acyltransferase has translation MSGKLQGIVRSLVDPRTYAQAFRLLHFASYSHVQPVRRLTRGANVSFAPNVSFRNGERITIGAGTHIGEHSIVWAGNSTGRITFGEKCLLAPHVTITASNYGTAPGEFIMDQPKIEADITIGRDVWLGANTVVLAGVTIGDGAVVAAGAVVTKDVEAGAIVGGVPARRIGWRGGIAPETAGA, from the coding sequence ATGAGCGGCAAGCTTCAGGGGATCGTGCGCTCACTCGTGGACCCCCGCACCTACGCGCAGGCGTTCCGGCTGCTGCACTTCGCCTCGTACTCGCACGTCCAGCCGGTCCGGCGGCTCACGCGGGGCGCGAACGTGAGCTTCGCCCCGAACGTGTCGTTCCGAAACGGCGAGCGCATCACGATCGGCGCCGGCACCCACATCGGCGAGCACAGCATCGTCTGGGCCGGCAATTCCACCGGCCGCATCACCTTCGGCGAGAAATGCCTGCTCGCCCCGCACGTCACGATCACCGCATCCAACTACGGCACCGCGCCCGGCGAATTCATCATGGACCAGCCCAAGATCGAAGCGGACATCACCATCGGCCGCGACGTGTGGCTGGGCGCGAACACCGTCGTCCTGGCCGGCGTGACCATCGGCGACGGCGCGGTCGTCGCGGCCGGCGCCGTGGTCACCAAGGACGTGGAGGCCGGAGCGATCGTCGGCGGGGTCCCGGCCAGACGCATCGGCTGGCGCGGCGGCATCGCGCCCGAAACGGCGGGTGCCTGA
- a CDS encoding glycosyltransferase family 2 protein has translation MPDVTHAYDLSTVIVNYNTPADTAESVRSLLATTEARVQVILVDNGSSDGSAETLREQFPEITVIDAGANLGFAAGVNLGARSAQSPWVLLLNPDVVVLPGAIDALLAFATAHPEHGLYGGRTLRPDGTTDPSSCWGAMSLWSLTCFATGLSTLLRRSVLFDPESLGRWERDTVREVPVITGCLLLISLANWKRLGGMDERFFLYGEDADFSARARAEGLRPVIVPDAAIIHAVGGSTASSGRKMSMVMAGKATVLRTTWHPAAARVGIALLQAGTALRALPGLLRRREGMWTGVWRSRRDWRAGYPAAKTTLFGFAPDPHDPHPGTHHLHAEGAHR, from the coding sequence GTGCCTGACGTGACCCACGCCTACGACCTCTCCACGGTCATCGTGAACTACAACACGCCCGCCGACACCGCCGAGTCCGTCCGCTCCCTGCTGGCCACGACCGAGGCGCGCGTGCAGGTCATCCTCGTGGACAACGGCTCTTCGGACGGCAGCGCCGAGACGCTGCGCGAGCAGTTCCCGGAGATCACCGTGATCGACGCCGGTGCGAACCTCGGCTTCGCCGCCGGGGTCAACCTCGGCGCCCGCAGTGCGCAGTCCCCCTGGGTGCTGCTGCTGAACCCCGACGTGGTCGTCCTGCCCGGCGCCATCGACGCGCTGCTCGCGTTCGCGACCGCGCATCCCGAGCACGGCCTCTACGGCGGCCGCACGCTGCGGCCCGACGGGACGACCGATCCCAGCTCCTGCTGGGGAGCGATGTCGCTGTGGTCGCTGACCTGCTTCGCCACCGGCCTGAGCACGCTGCTGCGCCGCTCGGTGCTGTTCGATCCGGAATCGCTGGGACGCTGGGAGCGTGACACGGTCCGCGAGGTGCCCGTCATCACCGGGTGCCTGCTGCTGATCTCTCTGGCGAACTGGAAACGGCTCGGCGGCATGGACGAGCGCTTCTTCCTCTACGGCGAGGACGCCGATTTCTCGGCCCGCGCGCGCGCCGAGGGACTGCGCCCGGTCATCGTCCCGGACGCGGCGATCATCCACGCGGTCGGCGGGTCGACCGCCTCCAGCGGACGCAAGATGAGCATGGTGATGGCCGGCAAGGCCACCGTGCTGCGCACCACGTGGCACCCCGCCGCTGCCCGGGTCGGCATCGCGCTCCTGCAGGCGGGCACCGCCCTGCGAGCGCTGCCCGGACTGCTGCGCCGTCGCGAGGGCATGTGGACCGGGGTGTGGCGTTCGCGACGAGACTGGCGCGCCGGCTACCCCGCCGCCAAGACCACCCTGTTCGGCTTCGCTCCAGATCCGCACGACCCGCACCCTGGCACCCACCATCTGCACGCCGAAGGAGCACACCGATGA